Below is a window of Cygnus atratus isolate AKBS03 ecotype Queensland, Australia chromosome 3, CAtr_DNAZoo_HiC_assembly, whole genome shotgun sequence DNA.
AGAACCACAGACAGAGGCACAGAGGGCCCCGAAACTTTGCACGCACCTTGCACACACGCTGGCACaactgctggctgcagtgggTGGCCGTCCCCAAACCCTCTGCACCATCACCGCAGGGTAAGagggtggggaagggcaggagctgggggaggctCCTGTGACCTGCTCCCACCCGTGGGATGCCACCGCCACGCTCTGCCCGTCACCCCAAGCGCACCGcgctcctgccagcacagcaccgACCGCGGCACCGCACGGCCCCGGGGGCACAGAGCCGCCCCgccggcaccgccgccgccccgcgcagcgcagcccggccccgtgtccccgtccccccgtACCTTCTCCCGCTGCACCAGCTTCTTGTAGACGGAGTCCGGGAAGGAGCGGAGGGGGCAGAACTTGCCGGTGCCCTCGGCGCACATGAAGACGCCGTTCTCGTAGACCACGCGCCCGCGGCTGATGGTGACCAGGGGCACCCCGTGGCAGCGCATGTTCTCGTACAGGTTGATTTCCCCGCCCTGCACCTGGGTGCTGGCCGAGATGGTCCTGGGCAGGGGACGGGGCGGTGAGCGGCCGCCCTCGTGCAGCCCCGTCCCTGTTGTCCCCACAGGGGCGGCACCTACTTGGTGGCCTCGGGGTCCCACACCACGACGTCGGCGTCGGCCCCGGGGATGATCCGGCCCTTGCGGGGGTACAGGTTGTGCAGCTTGGCGGCGTTCGAGCTGGTCACGGCCACGAAGCGGTTCTCGTCCATCTTGCCCCCGACCTGCCACCAGAAGGGGGTGAGGGGTTCCCGTGCGCGCCCCCAGCCAGGCACCAGCCCCGCTCGCTGCGGTGGGCGCcgggccgcatcctgccccaCGGGGCGGCTCTGCCCCCGCCCGATGTGCACGTACCACGCCCCGCTCCCAGATGATGTTCATGCGGTCCTGCACCCCGCTGACACCGTGCGGGATCTTGGTGAAGTCCTCCTTGCCCATGGCCTTCTGCTTGGTGCTGAAGGGCCGGTGGTCGGAGGCCACGACGTTCAGGGTGTCGCtgcgggggcacggggcagggctggggtggctCCGCACAGTCAGCCTGCAGCGCGGCTGGAGACCGGCAGCGGGGCGCTCGGGGAGCAGGGCACCCACGCAGTGGGGTACTTAAGAAGCAGGGCACCCATGCAGTGGGGTGCTCGGGGTGCAGGGCACCCACACAACGGGGTGCTCAGGGAGCAGGGCATGCATGCAGCGGGGTGCTTAAGGAGCAGGGCATCCACACAACGGGGTGCTCAGGGAGCAGGGAATTTGTGCAGAGGGGTGCTCAAGGAGTGGGGCACCCATGCAGCGGGGTGCTCGCGGAGCAGGGCATGCATGCAATGGGGTGCTTAAGGAGCAGGGCACCCATGCAATGGGGTGCTTAAGGAGCAGGGCATCCATGCAGCGGGGTGCTCAAGGAGCAGGGTGCCCATGCAGCCCAGGTGCTTGGAAAGCAGGGTACCCAAGGAGCGAGGCACCAAGGGAGCAGTGTCAGGGAAGCGAGGCACCCAGAGAGCACCGTGCCCATGAAGCGAGGTTCCCGGGGGCCCGCCCAAGGAGTGGGGTGCCCaaaggatgggggggggggctgtggtggTGGCCCCAGGGAGCGCCGTGCCTTGGCAGCGGGGTGCCCGGAGAGCGTGGCACGCAgggagggggcgcggggagcAGCCGGGGCTGCCGTACTTGGCGAGCAGGCTCATGAGGTAGGCGGAGGTGTTGGTGTCCAGGCGCAGGGGCGGCACCGTCACGTAGGCGGCGGCATGGAACCAGTCCTGGTGGTAGTAGTGCAGCCCGGTGAGCGTGGCGTGCGCCGTGGTCGTCTCCGCGTACACCACCTTCCCTGCGGGGGGAGGCACGGGGGTGGGTGTTCGTGGTGgtgggacggggctggggggcgcggGGTGGGTGTGCAAGGGAGGGCTGTGCGTGAGTTCTGCCCGTGTCTGGTGTGGGAGTGAGCCCCAGCGCGCATGTATGTGCCTGTGCGCACACGTGTGCTCACATCCCCACACCCTGTGCCCATGCGCCCCCGTGGCTCTGTGGGCCTGCACACCTGCATGTGCACACGCACGTGCCCATGATCCCACGTGTCTCTGTGTGCCCATGCCCACGGCCCTGCACCTCCTGCCTGTGCGTGTGACTGCGTCCCCAGGACTCTGCCCGTGTCCCACGCACCCGTGTGCATCccgtgtctgtgtgtgcatccccagcctcaCACGTGCCCGTGTGCACGTGTCCCTGTGCGCGTGCACGCCCGTGTCCGTGCCTGTGCCCCACATCTCTGTGTGCACGCCCGTAGAGACCCCCCCGGTGCCCGTGTCCCCGCGTGTCCCCAAGTGTTTTCCCGTGTCCCCGCGTGTGTCCCCGCATGCCCACGTGTGACGCAGCCCGCAGCGCGCTGGGCGGGGCCACCACACAGGGGGGCGTGGCCAGGCGCGCCAGGCGCAGGGGGCGGGGCTTCAGGCAGGGGGCGGAGCTCCGGCCCTTCCACCGCAGAGGGCGGGGCCACAGCCCGGGAGGGGGGGGCCAGGGGCTCCCACTGCAGCCCCGTGGTGCGGGACGGGGGCGTGGCCTCAAAGGGCGTTACCCGCCGGAGGGCGGAGCCTCGCCCCATgtccccgcccccggccccgccccctggCCCCACCCGCGGCCGTACCTTGCATCTTGGCGTTGGCGATGACGTCCCCGGCCGACATGCTGGAGACGTTCACCAGGTAGACGGGGCAGTGGGTCTGCGGGGAGCGGCCAGCGCTGACGGGGGTGCCCTGAGCCCCGTGGGGACGCCCCGGCCGCCGGACTGGGGCCACGGGGTCCCCGCGCTAtagggggcagcggggcagggtCCCGGCCAGGCGGGGCTCGGGGCGACTCACCCTGTTGGCGATGGTGATGACGCGGTGCGTGGCCTCGGCCTCCAGCTGCGGGGAGAGCGGCGGTGAGCGACCGCCACGTGCGGGGGAGCTGGACCCGGGGGTGGGCAGAGGGGGCTGCGTGGCGCTTGGGGTGGTGGGTGCACGGATGGGGGCACGGGCAGGGTGCGGGGGCGCCGTGCGTGGCGCAGGGGTGCAGACGGGGTGCGGAGGGGTGCGTGGGCGGTGAGCACGCGGGCGGACGGGTGCACGCACAGCCCAGCGGGTGCGTGCAGGCGTGCGGATGGCACAGACGGGTGCACGGGGCGGCCGCACGGACGGCTGCTGGCTGAGGGTGCTCCGGAGCCGCGTCCCAGCCCGAGCACAGCCGTGCCCCAGGACACCGCGGCGCAGCGGTGCAAGCGGCCGGACCCACCTCTTCAGGCCGGCTGATCTCGATGCCCTCCGGCCCCGTGATGCCCAGCTCCAGCGCCTCCTTGGCTCCCTGCAGAAGGGCGCGGGGTCAGGCTGGGGGCCACccggggctctgcctgccccacgCACGTGGCCCCCTCCCTGCACGGTGCCCCGCGGCACTCACCTCGGCCACCAGCTCGCCGTTCTCAGCGTGCACCCGGGCGATGGCCCCGAAGTCACGGCAGGCGCGGAAGACCTGGTAGAGCTCGCTGTCCCGCAGCATGTACAGGTCCTTGTAGGTCATGAACATCTGGAAGGAGTTCACCCCCTTCTCCCGCACCAGCGTCTCCATCTCTGCCTTCACCTGTATGGGGACAGGGGCTCAGCGTGGATGGCGGCGCGGCAGCTCCAGGGGGCACGGAGAGGTTTGGGCTGTGCTCCCCCGCTGTGGGGCGGGCATGGGGTGAGGCGTTCAGCGCCATGGGGCAGGGGCCCACACTTCACCCTTGGGGATGTCTCAGGCAGGATTGGTGCACGTGCCCCGGGCAGTGACTGGTGCATTGGGGAGGGCCTGgtgcagtggggctgggagcactggggctTGGTCCTGGCCTGACCCCCCTGCGGCAGCTGCATCGGGTCCCCCTGGCCCCTGCCCGGCACAGCCGTGCCCCCCCGCCCTGCGAGGGGCTCAGCCTGGCGGGGACCCGGGATCAAGGCAGCTCAAAAGGCAGCCCGGGGGCTCCGGCAAACCCACCCAAACAAGCGGCTAATGAGATCAGCGGACAGGAATTAGCCCCGGCCGCAGCAGCTGTTCCTGGGCACGGCGGCCCCGGTACCCTCCCGTGGTGCCAGAGGGGGCCGCGGTGCCGCGCTCACCTTGGGCGCCCACCAAGTGATGCCCATGTGCAGGGCGTAGTCACAGCAGACCTTGGGGTCGGCCAGGCTGCGGCACTTCTCGTAGGCGTCCAGCAGCGAGGTCTCCTTGTCGGGCAGCACGTGGCCAATGATCATCGTCGTCCCTCCCACCAGGGCTGCCTGTGGGTGAGGTGGGGGCACGCTGGCACTGGGGGCAGGATTCGCCCCTGGGGGTGCCCACACTGTGGGGCAGCGCTGGTCCCCAAACAGCCAGGATGGCTGCACCCCCAGGGGACAACAGGGGGTCACTGTGCTCCTGGGCCAGCTCTGTTGCAGGCTCGatcccccccccggccctgcctgtGGGGGGGGCACCCCACCTTGTGCTTAAGGCACACAGGGAGACCAGACGCGGCCGGCCATCCCCCAGTGCCAGTGGCTCGATTTGGGGGGCCCTGCCCGGGATCTGCATGGGCACTGCAGCACCACAGGGCCCAATCCAGGGGGGCCGCTCTCACCTGGCAGCATGGGGGCCGTGGGAGAGCCCCACCACCACACAGCCTGCATGGGCAGCGGGGTGGGCGCCGTCGCACCCGGCCGTGTCCCCGGCTCACCCGGCCCGGCTAATCCCCAAAGCTCCTTTAGCAATTGGCCCTGGTGGGGTGCTCGCTGTGCTGCGAGGCAGCCTGCCCTGCCGGGGTGGGGAAGGCACGGCACGGGGTGCCTGCGGTCACCACACTGTCCCCTCGCCGTGCCGCGGCACAGTGCCGCCCAGCACCCCCACCCCAGGGCCAGGCACGGCCGGCGCCAGCCCTGCACAATGCCTGCTGTGTGCGGGGCGCCTGGACAGCGGCACCCGGTGCTCGGCACCGCCAGCCCCATGGCCCCCCGAGAGCTACAcgggctgccccggccccgtgGAGCACCACGCCAGGTCCCTGCCatccctgctgggtgctgggcagagctgggggcaggcagcagaagcCTGAGCCCAGCTGTGGGTAGCCGCCGCGCTGTCCCCAGCCACGCAGCGTCCCTGcgacagcagggctggctgcaggtggTGCGGGCGGCTGGGCGCCAGCGCGACCCGAGCGTTCCTCGGAGCCAAAACCTGatgatttgcaaaataaaaagaatcacaAGTCGGTGGCTTTTTCTTGCCCGCGCTGGGGAagagccgggctggggggctgctgctgccatggcaCGGCTGAGACCTGCGGCACGACCGGGCGCTGGAGCTGGCAGCGACCGCAGCCAGGCAAGGCAGCCAGCTGCCGTCTGCCTGGCTATGAGGCTGATCTGGCACCCGGGAACTGCTGCCCCACGCCAGCCCACCCCCAGCTGGGGTGATCTGAGCCCCCCAAGCACGGCCGGCAGGGCTGAGGAGCTCTCCCTGCGCTGGCAGCAGACCcaccggggccggggcagcgggCAAGCGGGAGCCCCGCGGGCAGGCGGTACCTTGGTGCCATGGTAGAAGTCATCCACGCAGGTGGCGTTCATGAACGTCTGGTGGAAGTGGGTGCTGGTGTCGATGCCGCCCGGGATGACGAGCTTGCCGGTGGCGTCGATGACCTTGGCCCCGCCGGGGATCATGAGCTCGCGGCCGACTTGCTGGATGATGCCGTTCTCGATGTAGACGTCCGCCTCCAGCGTGCAGTCGTCGTTCACCACCTTCCCCCCCTTGATGAGGATCCGCATGGTGGCCGCGTTGGCGAGCATGGCTCTGcgagcagggcagggggtcaGCCCCACGCCGCCCCCCATGCCCCGGGGGGAGtcagccccgctgcctgcccccgGGGGTCCCGGGCTGGCTCGGCGCTGCGGCCCCCCCCGGTGACGTGCcggcgggcgggcagggctcCGGGCAGCCCTGCGGCTGCGCGCCCGCCATGCTGGGCCATGTCAACACCGGATTATCCCCGGGAAAtccacggggtgggggggctgccGGGCGCTGAGTCAGGgcctgcctgccctgccagccccccctCTCTGGGGACCTGCGCCCCAGCACCGCCCGGCCTGTGGTCACATAACCCCAAGGGGGGGCCCCAGCCACCCCCCTAGGCAAGGGGCTCTCACCCCCTGGCACAGACCTCTCTCTGGGGTGGGGGtgcccagcctgctccagcccccccGGGTGCCCGTgcagcctccagctcccccagcGAGGAGCGTCCCCAGACACAATCCATAACTCGCGTGGTAGACGAAGGTCAAACGCCATCGACCCATCTGGGCGAGGCCAGCACGCACCGGCTGCGGCGAGTCTGGCCAAGGGGGGGGGCATGGGCCAGGACCCCCCTGGGACCTGTGGacccccagctgccagcagggttCCTGCacctgggggctggggcagccccacaccGGCACCCAGTCTGTGCTCAACCCCGTCACCCAGAGCCCCACGCGCATTGGAGAGAGGGGCTTTGGCTCTCCCCAGGGACCCCCACCCCAGGGACATGGTTCCCACATGTGGGCCCGTGCCCAGTGCGGTGCTGCCCCCCCCTCTGCCAGAGAAaggccggggcagcccccgtGGCAGGTGTCCCCTCCACCGCccccagcaggggctggcacgagccggggctgccccccggccctgcGTTATTGACACGCTCATGCATTACTCATGATGTGCATTGTgcagcttttcctcctttctccccagtCCAGCCCCAAGACAAGGGCTCCTCGCCAGCCCCCGGGCATCCCCGGGCTCCCCAGATGGGCACGGCCACACACGGTCCCCGCGGCACTGCCGGCGAGAAGGGGACACCCCACAgagggtgctgctggtgggggctcgggggggggggggggcaaatcCAGCAGAGGCTGCCCCGAGCACATGCCAGCGACTCCCAGCTGCCCAGCGAGAGGCTGGATCGGCAGCAAATGGCTTCCAGGGCGCTGGACCTGGCGGGGAGCCGCAGTGGCTGGGGGGCCGAGCCGGCAGCTGAGCATTCCCGGTGCCTTCGCAGgagcagctgcccagggaggggctggggaggggacagcgggctggggggcaccgggcacccttctgctcctgccctgggctCTGCGGTGCTGCCCCATGCCCCATCCCGCCGCTCGGTGCCGCCAGGAATGCCTTTGCCCGTACAGCTGCTCCGGCTCGGCACGCGCCGGCTGCTGGCACCCACCCactgcagcccccggggccccTCCCCAACCAAGGCACCAAAGGGACTAAAGGGAGCGGTGCGATGGAAAGCACGTCCCCAAGGGGCTgagccaggctggcagcagccattAGACCCGGGGACGTCCCCGTGGAGCGTGGCAGACCCCCACAGCGCGCCGAGCAAGAGGTGCGCTGGTGGGATGGGGCCCAAGCCCCGGCTGGGCTGCCGGGCCCCCGGGGCTGGGATGCTCCCAGCGCGGGATggaggcagggtgctggggatgctgaCCACGGCCGTCTGTGTCCCGTTCCTGAAAGCCATGGCCCCAGAGCACCCCGCTTAGGACAGGGCTCAAAGGGGCGTCTGGGCAGGACGGGGACGAGGGGTGCAGGAGAGCAGCCTCACCGGAGACCACCCGTGGGGCGAGGTTTTGGGCAGAGACCAACTGTGGCGGGGTGAGCGGCCACAGGAGAACCGGTGCCCACTGCCCGAGAACCCCCTGGTGACCTGGTTGTGGGGGGGACGTGCTGGGCGGactggggccgggcagggcggtGCTGGGCAGCCCACCACGCAGGGTGGGAACTGCTGCATTGCACCCCGGAGATGAAAGAGGTGGCGGTGACGGACGGAtctggagcaggcaggcagcgagGAGAGGCAGCCGGCTGCGAGCCACGgcacctccctgcagcatcctcGCCGTGCCGTGGGGCCGGGCTGAGCCCCCAGGCGTGTGGGGCGCAGGAGGAGCAGCGGCACAGACCCAAGCCCCTGGGCTGGCGTCCGCCCGTTCCCACATCATTTTAGGGTGATGGCACTCCCTGCTGGGTCCCCGCATGGCCGTGCCCTGTCCGTGGCCAGCACGCCAGCTGCCCGGGGAGCCCCAGCAGTTGGGAAAGGCCTGAGGTCAGAGGGGGCAGTAGGGATGGGGCCGCCGGCTGCGAGCGTGGCACGGCCTCGGCCACGTGCACCGCGTGCTCGCAGTGCCCCGAGCCCGTGGCACGCCCCGGCCGCTGTGCGCGGTGCTGCACAGACCGGGACGGGACCTGAGCAGCGCGGGCTCTGGCACGGCTTTGCCCTTCCAGGGCTGCAGTGCCCCGGCTGCCAGCCGTGCCCGGGGGTCGGTGCGGTGGGCAGGTGGCTGCTCGGGTGGGTGCTCGGGTGGGCTCCCCCACCCCGGGTCCATGGACGGGGCGAGGAGATGGCGGCTGCGGCCCCGGGCATGCCGACAGcgaggggcaggcaggagggcaaGTGCTAGCCGCGGGGACCGGGCA
It encodes the following:
- the DPYSL5 gene encoding dihydropyrimidinase-related protein 5, translating into MLANAATMRILIKGGKVVNDDCTLEADVYIENGIIQQVGRELMIPGGAKVIDATGKLVIPGGIDTSTHFHQTFMNATCVDDFYHGTKAALVGGTTMIIGHVLPDKETSLLDAYEKCRSLADPKVCCDYALHMGITWWAPKVKAEMETLVREKGVNSFQMFMTYKDLYMLRDSELYQVFRACRDFGAIARVHAENGELVAEGAKEALELGITGPEGIEISRPEELEAEATHRVITIANRTHCPVYLVNVSSMSAGDVIANAKMQGKVVYAETTTAHATLTGLHYYHQDWFHAAAYVTVPPLRLDTNTSAYLMSLLANDTLNVVASDHRPFSTKQKAMGKEDFTKIPHGVSGVQDRMNIIWERGVVGGKMDENRFVAVTSSNAAKLHNLYPRKGRIIPGADADVVVWDPEATKTISASTQVQGGEINLYENMRCHGVPLVTISRGRVVYENGVFMCAEGTGKFCPLRSFPDSVYKKLVQREKSLKLRGVDRTPYLGDVAVVVHAGKKETGTPLADTPTRPATRHGGMRDLHESSFSLSGSQIDDHVPKRASARILAPPGGRSSGIW